One Triticum dicoccoides isolate Atlit2015 ecotype Zavitan chromosome 4B, WEW_v2.0, whole genome shotgun sequence genomic window carries:
- the LOC119291409 gene encoding ubiquitin carboxyl-terminal hydrolase 26-like isoform X1, whose product MNRHNTRNKNKRPRADESASPSYAALKRIHSTGAITQDDIRQLYSVWKPVCQGCHGNTKDSPNCFCGLIPTTGGARKTGLWQKNGEHVSGLGPDPSKDLRASTETPAGLTNLGATCYANSILQCLYMNTSFRSGIFSLEPDILKKQPVLDQLARLFAQLHSSKMAFIDSAPFIKTLELDNGVQQDSHEFLTLFLSLLERSLSYSKVAVAKTIVQDLFRGSVSHVTRCSSCGRDSEASSKMEDFYELELNIKGLSNLEESLDDYLSVEALNGENQYSCESCQKRVDATRCIKLRSLPPVVNFQLKRYVFLPKTTTKKKISSSFSFPGQLDMGKRLSDPSSNYIYDLAAILIHKGSAANSGHYVAHIKDESNGHWWEFDDECVSSLGFHPFGEKPGKSSDKADQKSEGTSTEGSVANGNNSSHHDAAPTSNMGEMFSSTDAYMLMYKRSSKDENGIKSNNIVEASNSSLPRHLMDEIDALNASCVKECGEYLSKKDNLLASIQERRQEIKSVITEAPATPDDDSYFWISLDWLRQWADNATPPSSIDNSPIQCEHGKVPASKVTSMKRLSAKAWEKLLSKYGGGPTLSKDDVCKECLKDVAKTAVSADVYRDRKASLKNLAEAALAGSIPEGPSYFISKAWLSHWLRRKNVDITFDADKGPTSALRCSHGNLLPEHASGAKRVSVPESLWLFLYETIAREADDIVTFPSDTQPCEICDDKLSAVASVEDNLRAVKLKQRQSHEKLISGKGFALNPGQKYYLVPSSWLSEWRAYITATGKNVSSLPEPQSLEAAINSLKCEKHSRLLQRPLDIVYKRGGITQKTSNTDGLAIISESDWQSFSEEWNVAHADGACAEIVFSKSSEDKPHESSEAMVILDKDPDQSINGANDDLEDCRPYVRTDPEVCEECIGERESCALVEKLNYQNEDIHVYLVRGKEAPKSIREASAALPVPDRRTSKRSRRTTTGNSISLKVSGSTTVYQLKLMIWESLGIVKENQKLHKGPLEIEDDFATLADKCIFPGDVLWVKDSELFEDRDIADEISEPKADALPAEEGFRGTLLTSSVSAQLCQDIVLSE is encoded by the exons ATGAACAGGCACAACACCCGCAATAAGAACAAGAGGCCACGCGCCGATGAGTCTGCGAGCCCGTCTTATGCTGCTCTCAA GAGGATACATTCTACGGGCGCCATCACTCAAGATGATATTAGGCAACTTTATAGTGTGTGGAAGCCGGTTTGCCAGGGCTGCCATGGGAACACCAAGGACTCACCCAATTGTTTCTGCGGGTTGATCCCCACCACCGGTGGGGCGAGGAAGACTGGCCTCTGGCAGAAAAATGGCGAGCATGTCAGTGGCCTCGGCCCTGACCCATCCAAGGACCTCCGTGCTTCCACCGAGACGCCTGCTGGATTGACTAATCTGGGCGCGACATGTTATGCTAACAGCATACTTCAGTGCCTCTATATGAACACTTCCTTCCGTTCAGGCATTTTCTCGCTAGAGCCAGACATCTTGAAGAAGCAACCTGTTCTCGATCAGCTGGCTCGATTATTTGCGCAGCTACACTCCAGCAAAATGGCTTTCATTGATTCAGCACCTTTCATCAAGACCTTGGAACTAGACAACGGTGTCCAGCAGGACAGTCACGAATTTCTCACCTTGTTTTTGTCTCTGCTCGAGCGTTCGTTAAGTTACTCCAAGGTTGCTGTTGCGAAAACTATTGTGCAAGATTTATTTCGTGGAAGTGTGTCGCATGTGACTCG GTGTTCATCATGTGGAAGGGATTCTGAAGCATCTTCAAAAATGGAAGACTTCTATGAACTGGAGCTGAATattaaaggtttaagtaatttagaGGAAAGTCTGGATGACTATTTGAGCGTGGAGGCACTGAATGGGGAGAACCAATATTCCTGCGAGTCATGTCAGAAAAGGGTAGACGCCACCCGTTGTATAAAACTTCGCTCGCTTCCTCCTGTTGTTAATTTTCAGCTGAAGCGATATGTATTCCTACCAAAG ACAACAACGAAGAAAAAGATTTCTTCATCATTCAGTTTTCCGGGACAGCTAGATATGGGGAAGCGGTTGTCGGATCCTTCATCTAATTACATTTATGACCTGGCTGCTATTTTGATTCATAAGGGTAGTGCTGCTAATAGTGGTCACTATGTGGCACATATAAAGGATGAAAGCAATGGTCACTGGTGGGAgtttgatgatgagtgtgtatccAGCCTTGGTTTTCACCCTTTTGGTGAAAAACCAGGCAAGTCATCTGATAAAGCGGATCAGAAATCTGAAGGTACTTCTACCGAAGGCTCTGTGGCAAATGGTAATAACAGTAGCCATCATGATGCTGCACCGACTTCTAATATGGGAGAGATGTTCTCTTCCACTGATGCTTACATGCTAATGTACAAACGTTCGAGCAAGGATGAAAATGGTATTAAAAGCAATAATATTGTGGAAGCCAGTAATAGTTCACTTCCACGTCATCTGATGGATGAGATTGATgcattgaatgcatcatgtgtaaaGGAATGTGGCGAGTACCTAAGTAAAAAAGATAACCTTTTGGCTTCCATACAAGAAAGGCGCCAAGAAATAAAATCTGTTATTACAGAAGCACCTGCTACTCCAGACGACGATTCATATTTTTGGATTTCACTAGACTGGCTTCGCCAATGGGCGGATAATGCTACCCCTCCCTC TTCCATTGACAACAGTCCAATTCAGTGTGAACATGGAAAAGTTCCAGCATCTAAAGTCACATCCATGAAGCGATTATCGGCTAAAGCTTGGGAGAAGCTACTTTCCAAG TACGGAGGAGGACCAACACTCAGCAAGGATGATGTTTGCAAGGAGTGTCTCAAGGATGTAGCAAAAACTGCAGTTTCTGCTGATGTCTATCGTGATCGGAAAGCATCGTTAAAGAATCTTGCAGAAGCTGCACTTGCTGGAAGTATTCCAGAAGGTCCTTCTTACTTTATTTCGAAGGCATG GTTGTCCCATTGGCTGCGAAGGAAAAATGTGGATATCACTTTTGATGCTGATAAGGGACCAACAAGTGCTCTAAGATGCAGCCATGGGAATCTTCTTCCAGAGCACGCTTCTGGGGCAAAGCGGGTATCTGTGCCAGAGAGCCTATGGCTATTTCTCTATGAAACCATCGCaagggaagctgatgatattgtgaCTTTTCCGTCAGATACTCAACCATGTGAAATCTGTGACGACAAATTGTCAGCTGTTGCTTCTGTTGAGGATAATCTTAG AGCGGTGAAACTGAAGCAACGACAGAGCCATGAAAAGTTAATCTCTGGGAAAGGCTTTGCACTTAATCCTGGACAAAAATATTATTTGGTTCCTTCGTCGTGGTTGTCAGAATGGAGAGCTTACATTACAGCGACTGGAAAAAATGTTTCGTCGTTACCAGAACCTCAAAGTCTTGAAGCTGCTATAAATTCACTTAAATGTGAGAAG CATTCTAGATTGTTGCAAAGGCCTTTGGATATAGTTTACAAGCGTGGGGGCATCACTCAGAAAACATCAAAT ACTGATGGGTTAGCAATCATCTCAGAATCTGACTGGCAATCATTCTCTGAGGAGTGGAACGTGGCACATGCAGATGGCGCATGTGCTGAAATTGTTTTTAGTAAGAGCTCAGAGGATAAACCGCACGAGTCATCTGAAGCAATGGTAATTTTGGATAAAGATCCGGACCAGTCTATTAATGGTGCAAATGATGACTTGGAGGACTGTAGACCCTATGTCAGAACTGATCCTGAG GTTTGTGAAGAATGTATTGGAGAAAGAGAGAGCTGTGCATTGGTGGAGAAACTCAATTACCAGAACGAAGATATCCATGTTTATCTTGTGCGTGGGAAAGAAGCACCAAAGTCAATTAGAGAGGCATCTGCAGCTCTTCCTGTTCCAGATCGCCGGACTTCAAAGCGTTCCCGGAGAACGACCACAGGGAACTCAATCAGTTTGAAAGTCTCTGGTTCTACAACTGTCTATCAGTTGAAACTCATGATATGGGAATCTTTAGGG ATTGTGAAGGagaatcagaagcttcataaaggcCCTCTCGAGATTGAAGATGATTTTGCGACTCTTGCTGACAAGTGCATTTTCCCTGGGGATGTTCTGTGGGTTAAAGATTCTGAATTGTTTGAGGATCGTGATATAGCAG ATGAAATTTCAGAGCCGAAGGCTGATGCACTACCTGCTGAGGAAGGCTTTCGTGGTACACTATTGACATCAAGTGTATCAGCTCAGCTTTGTCAGGACATAGTATTGAGCGAATGA
- the LOC119291409 gene encoding ubiquitin carboxyl-terminal hydrolase 26-like isoform X2, which translates to MNRHNTRNKNKRPRADESASPSYAALKRIHSTGAITQDDIRQLYSVWKPVCQGCHGNTKDSPNCFCGLIPTTGGARKTGLWQKNGEHVSGLGPDPSKDLRASTETPAGLTNLGATCYANSILQCLYMNTSFRSGIFSLEPDILKKQPVLDQLARLFAQLHSSKMAFIDSAPFIKTLELDNGVQQDSHEFLTLFLSLLERSLSYSKVAVAKTIVQDLFRGSVSHVTRCSSCGRDSEASSKMEDFYELELNIKGLSNLEESLDDYLSVEALNGENQYSCESCQKRVDATRCIKLRSLPPVVNFQLKRYVFLPKTTTKKKISSSFSFPGQLDMGKRLSDPSSNYIYDLAAILIHKGSAANSGHYVAHIKDESNGHWWEFDDECVSSLGFHPFGEKPGKSSDKADQKSEGTSTEGSVANGNNSSHHDAAPTSNMGEMFSSTDAYMLMYKRSSKDENGIKSNNIVEASNSSLPRHLMDEIDALNASCVKECGEYLSKKDNLLASIQERRQEIKSVITEAPATPDDDSYFWISLDWLRQWADNATPPSSIDNSPIQCEHGKVPASKVTSMKRLSAKAWEKLLSKYGGGPTLSKDDVCKECLKDVAKTAVSADVYRDRKASLKNLAEAALAGSIPEGPSYFISKAWLSHWLRRKNVDITFDADKGPTSALRCSHGNLLPEHASGAKRVSVPESLWLFLYETIAREADDIVTFPSDTQPCEICDDKLSAVASVEDNLRAVKLKQRQSHEKLISGKGFALNPGQKYYLVPSSWLSEWRAYITATGKNVSSLPEPQSLEAAINSLKCEKHSRLLQRPLDIVYKRGGITQKTSNTDGLAIISESDWQSFSEEWNVAHADGACAEIVFSKSSEDKPHESSEAMVILDKDPDQSINGANDDLEDCRPYVRTDPEVCEECIGERESCALVEKLNYQNEDIHVYLVRGKEAPKSIREASAALPVPDRRTSKRSRRTTTGNSISLKVSGSTTVYQLKLMIWESLGIVKENQKLHKGPLEIEDDFATLADKCIFPGDVLWVKDSELFEDRDIAEPKADALPAEEGFRGTLLTSSVSAQLCQDIVLSE; encoded by the exons ATGAACAGGCACAACACCCGCAATAAGAACAAGAGGCCACGCGCCGATGAGTCTGCGAGCCCGTCTTATGCTGCTCTCAA GAGGATACATTCTACGGGCGCCATCACTCAAGATGATATTAGGCAACTTTATAGTGTGTGGAAGCCGGTTTGCCAGGGCTGCCATGGGAACACCAAGGACTCACCCAATTGTTTCTGCGGGTTGATCCCCACCACCGGTGGGGCGAGGAAGACTGGCCTCTGGCAGAAAAATGGCGAGCATGTCAGTGGCCTCGGCCCTGACCCATCCAAGGACCTCCGTGCTTCCACCGAGACGCCTGCTGGATTGACTAATCTGGGCGCGACATGTTATGCTAACAGCATACTTCAGTGCCTCTATATGAACACTTCCTTCCGTTCAGGCATTTTCTCGCTAGAGCCAGACATCTTGAAGAAGCAACCTGTTCTCGATCAGCTGGCTCGATTATTTGCGCAGCTACACTCCAGCAAAATGGCTTTCATTGATTCAGCACCTTTCATCAAGACCTTGGAACTAGACAACGGTGTCCAGCAGGACAGTCACGAATTTCTCACCTTGTTTTTGTCTCTGCTCGAGCGTTCGTTAAGTTACTCCAAGGTTGCTGTTGCGAAAACTATTGTGCAAGATTTATTTCGTGGAAGTGTGTCGCATGTGACTCG GTGTTCATCATGTGGAAGGGATTCTGAAGCATCTTCAAAAATGGAAGACTTCTATGAACTGGAGCTGAATattaaaggtttaagtaatttagaGGAAAGTCTGGATGACTATTTGAGCGTGGAGGCACTGAATGGGGAGAACCAATATTCCTGCGAGTCATGTCAGAAAAGGGTAGACGCCACCCGTTGTATAAAACTTCGCTCGCTTCCTCCTGTTGTTAATTTTCAGCTGAAGCGATATGTATTCCTACCAAAG ACAACAACGAAGAAAAAGATTTCTTCATCATTCAGTTTTCCGGGACAGCTAGATATGGGGAAGCGGTTGTCGGATCCTTCATCTAATTACATTTATGACCTGGCTGCTATTTTGATTCATAAGGGTAGTGCTGCTAATAGTGGTCACTATGTGGCACATATAAAGGATGAAAGCAATGGTCACTGGTGGGAgtttgatgatgagtgtgtatccAGCCTTGGTTTTCACCCTTTTGGTGAAAAACCAGGCAAGTCATCTGATAAAGCGGATCAGAAATCTGAAGGTACTTCTACCGAAGGCTCTGTGGCAAATGGTAATAACAGTAGCCATCATGATGCTGCACCGACTTCTAATATGGGAGAGATGTTCTCTTCCACTGATGCTTACATGCTAATGTACAAACGTTCGAGCAAGGATGAAAATGGTATTAAAAGCAATAATATTGTGGAAGCCAGTAATAGTTCACTTCCACGTCATCTGATGGATGAGATTGATgcattgaatgcatcatgtgtaaaGGAATGTGGCGAGTACCTAAGTAAAAAAGATAACCTTTTGGCTTCCATACAAGAAAGGCGCCAAGAAATAAAATCTGTTATTACAGAAGCACCTGCTACTCCAGACGACGATTCATATTTTTGGATTTCACTAGACTGGCTTCGCCAATGGGCGGATAATGCTACCCCTCCCTC TTCCATTGACAACAGTCCAATTCAGTGTGAACATGGAAAAGTTCCAGCATCTAAAGTCACATCCATGAAGCGATTATCGGCTAAAGCTTGGGAGAAGCTACTTTCCAAG TACGGAGGAGGACCAACACTCAGCAAGGATGATGTTTGCAAGGAGTGTCTCAAGGATGTAGCAAAAACTGCAGTTTCTGCTGATGTCTATCGTGATCGGAAAGCATCGTTAAAGAATCTTGCAGAAGCTGCACTTGCTGGAAGTATTCCAGAAGGTCCTTCTTACTTTATTTCGAAGGCATG GTTGTCCCATTGGCTGCGAAGGAAAAATGTGGATATCACTTTTGATGCTGATAAGGGACCAACAAGTGCTCTAAGATGCAGCCATGGGAATCTTCTTCCAGAGCACGCTTCTGGGGCAAAGCGGGTATCTGTGCCAGAGAGCCTATGGCTATTTCTCTATGAAACCATCGCaagggaagctgatgatattgtgaCTTTTCCGTCAGATACTCAACCATGTGAAATCTGTGACGACAAATTGTCAGCTGTTGCTTCTGTTGAGGATAATCTTAG AGCGGTGAAACTGAAGCAACGACAGAGCCATGAAAAGTTAATCTCTGGGAAAGGCTTTGCACTTAATCCTGGACAAAAATATTATTTGGTTCCTTCGTCGTGGTTGTCAGAATGGAGAGCTTACATTACAGCGACTGGAAAAAATGTTTCGTCGTTACCAGAACCTCAAAGTCTTGAAGCTGCTATAAATTCACTTAAATGTGAGAAG CATTCTAGATTGTTGCAAAGGCCTTTGGATATAGTTTACAAGCGTGGGGGCATCACTCAGAAAACATCAAAT ACTGATGGGTTAGCAATCATCTCAGAATCTGACTGGCAATCATTCTCTGAGGAGTGGAACGTGGCACATGCAGATGGCGCATGTGCTGAAATTGTTTTTAGTAAGAGCTCAGAGGATAAACCGCACGAGTCATCTGAAGCAATGGTAATTTTGGATAAAGATCCGGACCAGTCTATTAATGGTGCAAATGATGACTTGGAGGACTGTAGACCCTATGTCAGAACTGATCCTGAG GTTTGTGAAGAATGTATTGGAGAAAGAGAGAGCTGTGCATTGGTGGAGAAACTCAATTACCAGAACGAAGATATCCATGTTTATCTTGTGCGTGGGAAAGAAGCACCAAAGTCAATTAGAGAGGCATCTGCAGCTCTTCCTGTTCCAGATCGCCGGACTTCAAAGCGTTCCCGGAGAACGACCACAGGGAACTCAATCAGTTTGAAAGTCTCTGGTTCTACAACTGTCTATCAGTTGAAACTCATGATATGGGAATCTTTAGGG ATTGTGAAGGagaatcagaagcttcataaaggcCCTCTCGAGATTGAAGATGATTTTGCGACTCTTGCTGACAAGTGCATTTTCCCTGGGGATGTTCTGTGGGTTAAAGATTCTGAATTGTTTGAGGATCGTGATATAGCAG AGCCGAAGGCTGATGCACTACCTGCTGAGGAAGGCTTTCGTGGTACACTATTGACATCAAGTGTATCAGCTCAGCTTTGTCAGGACATAGTATTGAGCGAATGA